A window of Fragaria vesca subsp. vesca linkage group LG7, FraVesHawaii_1.0, whole genome shotgun sequence contains these coding sequences:
- the LOC101306869 gene encoding uncharacterized protein LOC101306869: protein MPKFSMKAISILSISSLVFIISLPTNAMQPTNHGFQGSKPNCTYSIEIETTCARSAETTDHVSVRFSDLKGDLIIVKHLNNPKLLYAPKGGSKRGGYGGFGRCAIDVFEASGPCMSSWVCSLYLKKVGADEWRPGWVKVLHQQDGGHEEPVSYVFYFRTFVPENVWYGFDYCHSKGSFVPHVVSFNN, encoded by the coding sequence ATGCCAAAGTTTTCAATGAAGGCAATAAGCATTTTGAGTATTTCTTCACTAGTCTTCATCATTTCTCTGCCAACCAATGCAATGCAACCTACCAACCATGGCTTCCAAGGTTCCAAACCAAATTGCACCTACTCCATTGAGATTGAGACAACGTGTGCACGATCTGCCGAAACCACAGACCATGTCAGCGTCAGATTCAGCGACTTGAAGGGTGATCTGATCATAGTGAAGCATCTCAACAATCCTAAGCTCTTGTATGCTCCAAAAGGTGGTTCGAAACGTGGAGGTTATGGCGGGTTTGGAAGATGCGCCATAGACGTGTTTGAGGCCAGTGGACCATGCATGAGCTCATGGGTGTGCTCACTGTACTTGAAGAAGGTTGGAGCAGATGAATGGCGACCTGGCTGGGTGAAGGTGCTTCATCAACAAGATGGTGGCCATGAAGAACCAGTTTCTTATGTGTTCTATTTTAGGACATTTGTTCCAGAAAACGTTTGGTATGGCTTTGATTATTGTCACTCCAAGGGTAGTTTTGTACCTCATGTTGTCAGTTTCAACAACTAA
- the LOC101314699 gene encoding uncharacterized protein LOC101314699 → MKKLFFFRSSASSNGKDKSPPSTDKQVYWENMSEKGSQVGDKADNSFQSPKGLFSKSRKQVSDIQNSSESPGLRRSRSLSSAAFLVSEPVQAEFSSSRFQSRSPCSSTSSIPHRQCHGSSGSSSTCSSNVSSKVLDRYIDGEQEESGRQENSSSHRNGNGNGGGWRPPRVQITAPSSPRAHSFREAKSSRYHPSSKDWAENGFGHESPRRLAKNVVERLSQFHVMQPSHAKEFDHDIPLTIEDIYGRPDLVSQKTYPLDEPYDHSSLQKQFYGEKCNGLNSDEIGEDLDVELQRRLEEAEEKVMILSEELEQESFLRDTGYNVPSLIQTIRNLTEQRVSFALEVSNLLQLRIAERASAKKELRLAKAELESRTRRLEKEKNELQSALETELDRRSTDWSLKLDKYQSEEQRLRERVRELAEQNVSLQREVSSFHVRETESRSFMTNAEQQVKGLTTRMEEMREENQGLQENLSELQEKYRASEEDRVCLRKNFEDRDTECKDLHKSITRLLRTCREQEKTIDGLREGFSEEFRKNQSSERFDKHVSKLQMEQMRLTGVELALRKELESQRLEVDSLRHENIHLLDRLRGSGKDSGALTFKLDKEMWARVGCLQNQGLSLLNESSQLCSDFLEFFKGKAGQLQEAKQGLDAQFFVEYEMKVQGLKRGTENLTRSLQKMSDLFHEKSSLATSNYQSKCMDAEEGHPNDQTPEEDTKYKLQSETLLTSLLREKIHSKELEVEQLQAELAAAVRGNDILRCEVQNAMDNLSCLTHKLKDVELLMLKKDDNINKLQSDLQESTKELTVTRGILPKISEERDMMWEEVKKYNEKNMLLNSEVNLLKKKIETLDEEVLFKEGQITILKDTLGNKSFDLLASPDNTREFLLR, encoded by the exons ATGAAGAAGCTCTTCTTTTTCAGATCTTCTGCTTCTAGCAATGGAAAGGACAAATCCCCTCCGTCAACTGATAAGCAAGTATACTGGGAAAACATGTCAGAAAAGGGAAGTCAAGTTGGTGACAAGGCTGACAATAGTTTTCAAAGTCCTAAAGGATTATTTTCTAAATCTCGAAAGCAGGTCTCTGATATCCAGAATTCCAGTGAGAGTCCAGGACTTAGAAGGAGCCGCTCATTATCATCAGCAGCCTTTCTTGTAAGTGAGCCGGTGCAAGCAGAATTTTCTTCTTCGAGATTTCAGAGTAGATCTCCTTGTAGTAGTACAAGTAGTATTCCTCATCGACAATGT CATGGTTCGTCAGGTAGCTCTTCTACTTGCTCTAGTAATGTCTCATCCAAAGTTCTGGACCGCTACATAGATGGAGAGCAGGAGGAAAGCGGCAGACAAGAGAACAGTTCTTCCCATAGAAATGGGAATGGAAATGGTGGTGGATGGCGCCCTCCACGAGTTCAGATCACAGCCCCCAGTTCACCCAGGGCTCATTCATTTAGAGAGGCCAAAAGTTCTCGTTATCATCCATCATCCAAAGATTGGGCCGAAAACGGATTTGGGCATGAATCTCCCAGGAGACTTGCAAAGAATGTTGTGGAGAGACTCTCACAGTTTCATGTCATGCAGCCGTCACACGCAAAGGAGTTTGACCATGACATCCCACTCACCATTGAGGATATCTATGGAAGACCAGACCTGGTAAGCCAGAAAACTTATCCTTTGGATGAACCTTATGATCACTCGAGCTTGCAGAAACAGTTCTATGGAGAGAAGTGTAATGGTCTAAACTCTGATGAGATTGGAGAGGACCTAGATGTGGAATTACAAAGGAGACTGGAGGAAGCTGAGGAGAAAGTCATGATTCTCTCTGAAGAACTTGAGCAGGAAAGCTTTCTTAGAGACACTGGGTACAATGTGCCATCACTGATTCAGACAATTCGAAACCTAACAGAGCAGAGAGTCAGCTTTGCACTTGAGGTTTCAAACCTCCTTCAGTTACGAATTGCTGAGAGGGCCTCTGCCAAGAAAGAATTGAGACTGGCAAAGGCAGAACTTGAGTCACGAACCAGAAGACTAGAGAAGGAGAAGAATGAGTTACAGTCAGCACTGGAGACAGAACTAGACCGAAGGTCGACTGACTGGTCACTTAAGCTTGACAAATATCAGTCTGAAGAGCAGAGGCTTCGTGAACGAGTTAGAGAGCTTGCAGAGCAAAATGTCTCACTTCAAAGAGAAGTCTCTTCGTTTCATGTGAGGGAAACTGAGAGTAGAAGTTTCATGACAAATGCTGAGCAACAGGTTAAGGGACTCACTACTAGGATGGAGGAAATGAGAGAGGAAAATCAAGGTCTACAAGAAAATCTCTCGGAATTACAAGAGAAGTACAGAGCATCTGAGGAAGATCGTGTTTGCCTCCGTAAGAATTTTGAAGACAGGGATACGGAGTGCAAGGATTTGCATAAATCCATTACAAGATTATTAAGAACCTGCCGTGAACAAGAGAAGACTATCGATGGGTTGCGTGAAGGTTTTAGTGAGGAGTTCAGGAAAAACCAATCATCGGAGAGGTTTGATAAGCATGTTTCAAAATTGCAGATGGAGCAAATGAGGTTGACAGGAGTAGAACTTGCCTTAAGGAAAGAGTTGGAATCACAAAGGCTTGAAGTTGATTCTCTTAGGCATGAGAATATACACTTGTTAGACCGTTTGAGAGGCAGTGGGAAAGACAGTGGTGCTTTAACTTTCAAGCTAGATAAGGAGATGTGGGCGCGGGTCGGCTGCTTGCAAAATCAAGGGCTATCACTCCTTAATGAGAGCTCCCAGTTGTGTTCTGATTTTCTGGAATTTTTCAAAGGAAAGGCAGGCCAACTTCAAGAAGCTAAGCAGGGTTTGGATGCACAATTTTTTGTTGAATATGAAATGAAAGTACAGGGATTAAAGCGTGGAACTGAAAACTTAACCAGAAGTTTGCAGAAAATGTCTGATTTGTTCCATGAAAAATCCAGTCTGGCCACTTCAAATTATCAATCTAAGTGCATGGATGCTGAAGAAGGACACCCTAATGATCAAACCCCAGAG GAGGACACGAAATATAAGCTTCAATCTGAAACTCTACTCACAAGTTTACTGAGAGAGAAGATACATTCTAAAGAGCTAGAAGTGGAGCAGTTGCAAGCTGAACTTGCTGCAGCTGTAAGAGGAAATGACATCCTCAGATGTGAAGTTCAGAATGCAATGGACAACCTTTCCTGTCTCACCCACAAATTGAAAGATGTTGAATTACTG ATGCTCAAGAAGGATGATAACATCAACAAGCTTCAAAGTGACCTCCAAGAATCTACAAAGGAGTTAACAGTTACGCGAGGGATACTGCCTAAAATTTCAGAAGAGAGAGATATGATGTGGGAGGAAGTGAAAAAGTACAATGAGAAGAATATGCTATTGAACTCAGAGGTTAACTTGTTGAAGAAGAAGATAGAGACACTTGATGAGGAAGTACTCTTCAAAGAAGGCCAGATCACAATCCTGAAAGATACCTTAGGGAACAAATCATTTGATCTTCTAGCGAGTCCTGATAATACACGAGAGTTTCTGCTTCGATAG
- the LOC101307163 gene encoding uncharacterized protein LOC101307163: MKVRMYIYSHPPTNKGKREWGSVGSSDSYEIDRGGVTWGICREIMVARISERSRKVGLIREFQSGRRVVVEGDFDLVMENSSQVAVTVDDLEEIAEVTSLAESSKEMKAASNPDSSLQTNLEKPAAMKVEEGSSPKWSAKEITDYDSHASLFLKWKKIFLASCVFAVLLDPLFLYIPIINHDTSCLGVDENLKITALVLRSLTDLFYIMEIALQFYRSENCSGLISKFHHRHYSLLKFLRKLFFPAVATTCRHSYILIDILAILPLPQVLILIFYSKMRGSSSLSAIKVIMNLFVLMQYFPRVLRIYLSCKELGRTHIGGTATWVKGVLNFFMYILASHTYMQLDVARIEEHRHRMKVERKLEEKSRELDLWLTKNGIPERSSKDIKSRMMKKVQLELEENRDIDFETVFSMIPLEVQDYVKDRMPLTRLKQVQSFQHLDGLVLKEICGLLQPMKYTKNELIIREDVDSLQMMLLIVEGNISIEKPNHPSSSCGAGELYGEKLLTWPSRTTFPALIPSANESVKAIGDVEALVLTAGDMLSVGFKFGFHFKKYNSLEEQLANLQTSIRVFSTQEMKKATNNFHGSQIIGKGGFGVVYKGTLPGNKVVAIKLRRYRIFELTEKFVDGMSVLSQINHENLVRLSGCWIERGSPALVYEYVNNGTLHEHIHQRNGKRPISWESRMNIAVDSARGLQYLHYSTSMPIIHGDVKTMNILVDDHFRAKVSDFDALQLEEEYTGLATIALGTPGYLDPEVLQTNRMTEKSDVYGFGVVLAELITSRRAIDRERPEGEMSLAFFFVLSAERGCLDQIVDSEIINETNFEMVEKVADLARRCLRIKGEERPTMNEVVSELEALQIIAKHPDGGKAHFSQSPKDTDYLLGSPSYV, translated from the exons ATGAAGGTGAGGATGTATATTTACAGTCACCCACCGACAAATAAGGGGAAGAGGGAGTGGGGTAGTGTCGGATCATCCGACTCGTATGAGATTGACAGGGGTGGAGTGACGTGGGGAATTTGCAGAGAAATCATGGTAGCTCGGATAAGTGAGAGGTCAAGGAAAGTGGGACTGATAAGAGAGTTTCAAAGCGGGAGACGAGTGGTGGTGGAAGGGGATTTTGACTTGG TTATGGAAAACTCATCACAAGTAGCTGTAACTGTGGATGATTTAGAGGAGATAGCTGAAGTAACTTCACTTGCAGAAAGCTCGAAAGAGATGAAAGCGGCAAG TAATCCTGATTCCAGTTTACAGACTAATTTGGAAAAACCTGCTGCCATGAAAGTTGAAGAAGGATCAAGTCCAAAGTGGTCAGCAAAGGAAATAACAGATTATGATTCTCATGCCTCTTTGTTTCTAAAGTGGAAGAAGATATTTCTAGCATCATGCGTGTTTGCTGTTTTACTGGATCCGTTGTTCCTTTACATTCCTATAATCAACCACGATACGAGTTGCTTAGGAGTTGACGAGAATCTGAAGATCACAGCTCTTGTTCTAAGATCACTGACAGATCTTTTCTACATAATGGAGATCGCTCTTCAGTTTTATAGATCTGAGAACTGTTCTGGTTTAATCAGTAAATTTCATCACAGACACTACTCCCTCTTAAAGTTTCTGCGGAAGCTTTTTTTTCCAGCAGTAGCTACGACATGTAGGCACTCATACATTTTGATCGACATTTTAGCTATTCTTCCACTTCCGCAG GTCCTAATTCTCATTTTCTATTCGAAAATGAGGGGTTCGAGTTCTTTGAGTGCAATAAAGGTTATCATGAACTTATTTGTTTTGATGCAATATTTTCCACGGGTTCTTCGCATCTACCTTTCTTGTAAGGAACTTGGAAGGACTCATATTGGAGGAACTGCGACATGGGTTAAAGGGGTGCTTAATTTCTTTATGTACATCCTTGCTAGCCAT ACATATATGCAGTTGGACGTCGCTAGAATAGAGGAGCACAGACACAGGATGAAAGTTGAACGGAAACTAGAAGAGAAAAGTAGGGAGCTAGACTTGTGGTTAACTAAAAACGGCATCCCTGAAAGATCAAGTAAGGATATAAAGTCGCGGATGATGAAAAAGGTACAACTGGAACTGGAAGAAAACAGAGATATTGATTTCGAAACTGTTTTCTCTATGATTCCCTTGGAGGTGCAAGACTATGTCAAAGATCGTATGCCGTTGACTCGGCTAAAGCAG GTGCAGTCGTTCCAACATCTGGATGGATTGGTACTTAAAGAAATATGTGGGCTTCTTCAGCCTATGAAGTATACCAAGAATGAACTCATTATTCGGGAGGATGTTGACTCCCTCCAAATGATGCTTCTCATCGTAGAGGGAAACATAAGTATTGAAAAGCCAAATCATCCTAGTAGTTCATGCGGTGCAGGAGAATTATACGGAGAAAAGCTTCTAACTTGGCCATCACGGACCACCTTTCCTGCTCTGATACCCTCGGCAAATGAGTCTGTCAAGGCAATTGGTGATGTCGAAGCGCTTGTTCTCACGGCAGGTGACATGCTGAGTGTCGGCTTTAAATTCGGCTTCCATTTCAAAAAATACAACAGCCTCGAAGAACAATTGGCTAATCTTCAGACATCAATTAGAGTGTTTAGTACACAAGAAATGAAGAAGGCCACAAACAATTTCCATGGAAGTCAAATAATTGGCAAAGGAGGCTTCGGAGTAGTTTACAAAGGAACATTGCCAGGTAACAAAGTGGTAGCCATAAAGTTACGCCGATATAGAATATTTGAATTAACCGAGAAGTTTGTTGACGGGATGAGTGTGCTTTCTCAAATCAACCACGAAAACTTGGTGAGGCTTTCGGGTTGTTGGATAGAGAGGGGATCACCTGCACTGGTTTACGAGTACGTCAACAACGGCACTCTGCATGAGCACATTCATCAAAGAAATGGCAAACGACCAATTTCATGGGAGTCACGTATGAACATAGCAGTCGATAGCGCAAGAGGACTGCAATACTTACACTACTCCACTTCCATGCCAATCATACACGGAGATGTGAAAACAATGAATATTCTAGTAGATGACCATTTCAGGGCGAAAGTGTCAGACTTTGATGCTTTACAGTTAGAAGAAGAATACACTGGACTTGCAACTATAGCCCTTGGAACGCCCGGATACCTTGACCCTGAAGTTTTACAAACAAATCGAATGACAGAGAAGAGTGACGTTTATGGCTTTGGAGTTGTCCTAGCAGAGTTAATAACAAGTCGAAGAGCTATTGACCGTGAAAGGCCTGAGGGAGAGATGAGCCTAGCATTCTTTTTCGTTCTGTCTGCGGAAAGAGGCTGCTTGGACCAAATTGTTGACTCTGAAATAATCAACGAGACAAATTTTGAGATGGTGGAAAAAGTGGCAGATCTGGCAAGAAGATGTTTAAGGATCAAAGGTGAAGAAAGGCCTACCATGAATGAAGTAGTCAGCGAGCTTGAGGCTTTACAGATTATTGCAAAGCATCCAGACGGGGGAAAGGCTCATTTCTCTCAATCTCCCAAGGATACCGATTACTTGCTTGGCTCGCCTTCGTATGTTTAA
- the LOC101314993 gene encoding macrophage erythroblast attacher-like, with amino-acid sequence MEMDSLPNGTSAPPSPGPSPSPSPSPAAAPPPSSKLNHLSDSLKLEHQFLRVPFEHYKKTIRANHRVAEKEMSAVIHGVNEAADRDDMLCDDAVSHLNSLVSRLQGLKRKLEEGSKTENLQAQRCRARLDHLESADVENLSEWNNVRLNRILVDYMLRMSYYDTAAKLAESQNIQDLVDIDVFQEARKVIEALQNKDVGPALAWCAENKSRLKKSKSKLEFQLRIQEFIELVRAENNLRAITYAQKYLAPWGTMYMKELQRVFVTVAYKSTTECATYKVLFEPKQWDYLVDQFKQEFCKLYGMTLEPLLNIYLQAGLSALKTPYCYEDDCTKEDPLSQEGFRKLAMPLPYSKQHHSKLVCYITKELMDTENPPQVLPNGYVYSTKALEEMAKKYNGKITCPRTGLVCNYTDLVKAYIS; translated from the exons ATGGAGATGGACTCCCTCCCCAACGGCACCTCCGCCCCGCCGAGCCCAGGCCCAAGCCCAAGCCCAAGCCCAAGCCCAGCCGCCGCGCCTCCGCCGTCCTCAAAGCTCAACCACCTCTCCGACTCCTTGAAGCTCGAGCACCAGTTCCTCCGCGTCCCCTTCGAGCACTACAAGAAGACGATCCGCGCCAACCACCGCGTCGCCGAGAAGGAGATGTCCGCCGTCATCCACGGCGTCAACGAAGCCGCCGACCGCGACGACATGCTCTGCGACGACGCCGTTTCTCACCTCAACTCCCTCGTCTCCAGGCTCCAAGGCCTCAAACGAAAG CTGGAGGAGGGGAGCAAGACTGAGAACTTACAGGCGCAGCGGTGCCGGGCGAGGCTGGATCATTTGGAATCAGCAGATGTGGAGAATTTATCAGAATGGAACAATGTGCGGTTGAACCGGATCCTTGTGGACTATATGTTGAGGATGTCTTATTACGACACTGCGGCGAAGTTGGCTGAAAGCCAAAATATTCAG GATCTTGTTGATATCGATGTATTTCAAGAAGCCAGAAAGGTTATTGAAGCTCTCCAGAATAAGGATGTAGGCCCTGCCCTAGCTTGGTGTGCAGAGAACAAGTCAAGGTTAAAGAAATCCAAG AGCAAATTGGAGTTTCAGCTAAGAATTCAAGAGTTTATAGAGTTGGTACGAGCTGAAAATAACTTGCGAGCTATCACATATGCCCAGAAATACCTTGCACCATGGGGTACTATGTATATGAAAGAATTGCAGCGGGTCTTTGTAACAGTTGCTTATAAGAGTACTACTGAATGTGCTACATACAAG GTATTATTTGAACCAAAACAATGGGATTACCTGGTTGACCAATTCAAACAGGAATTCTGCAAGTTATATGGCATGACGCTTGAGCCTCTGCTGAATATTTATCTGCAAGCAGGACTCTCTGCTCTGAAAACACC ATACTGTTATGAAGATGATTGCACCAAGGAGGATCCATTGTCACAGGAAGGTTTCCGTAAGCTAGCCATGCCATTACCTTATTCTAAGCAGCATCACTCGAAGCTTGTTTGCTATATAACTAAGGAACTGATGGACACGGAAAATCCACCACAAGTTCTGCCAAACGGCTATGTCTACAGCACTAAG GCTCTAGAAGAAATGGCCAAGAAATATAACGGGAAGATTACTTGTCCAAGGACAGGTTTGGTCTGCAACTACACAGATCTGGTGAAGGCATATATATCATGA
- the LOC101307445 gene encoding blue copper protein-like — protein sequence MGKAMKVLVAVIALAAMLHTIEAEEYELAWSIPSGVLVELPHMRPGWPTFDFPSGEQDQAWVTKEDFDSCNTTHPILQSDKPTNVNIVRPGTFYFICTLAGHCAKGQKIATNWINSTMSSVQFPAVLFPPPSSTATTHSARPVKFHSKRVNKKKLTLGGAI from the exons ATGGGGAAAGCCATGAAGGTTTTGGTTGCTGTTATAGCATTGGCAGCAATGTTACATACAATAGAAGCTGAAGAGTACGAATTGGCTTGGTCTATTCCTTCTGGAGTTCTGGTGGAGCTGCCACATATGAGGCCTGGGTGGCCGA CATTTGATTTTCCATCAGGAGAACAAGACCAGGCTTGGGTGACAAAGGAGGATTTCGACAGTTGCAACACTACACATCCGATATTGCAATCAGACAAGCCAACTAATGTTAACATTGTTCGACCCGGCACATTTTATTTCATCTGCACCTTGGCCGGCCATTGCGCCAAAGGGCAGAAAATTGCCACCAACTGGATAAATTCGACAATGTCCAGTGTTCAATTTCCGGCGGTGCTATTTCCACCTCCGAGTTCAACTGCAACCACTCACTCCGCTAGGCCAGTTAAATTTCACTCCAAAAGAGTTAACAAGAAGAAACTGACCTTGGGCGGTGCCATCTAA
- the LOC101307739 gene encoding cyclic nucleotide-gated ion channel 1-like — translation MNYDMKCLQFDGNLKTATLILRSITDLFYIMDIIVQIHRYKDYSSLFPTIAKTIGRSYIMIDILAILPFPQVVFLTLSSKTRASRSLSTRKLLMNFCLLIQYVPRVLRIYLLCKEPRKSPKATETAIWVKGVLNFFMYILASHVIGAVWYFFAVQRMLDCWQYACRNESGCDTSTFGCHEHRTVRNIKFLNDICPIDPPEAKLFDFGIYLSILQSSIPRSTNFQQKVSNCFCWGLRNLSSLGSNLQPSTNTTENLFVAFVSIIGLLLFIYLIGNLQVGNLAQALKILIP, via the exons ATGAACTATGATATGAAGTGTTTGCAATTCGACGGAAACCTGAAGACGGCAACTCTCATCTTACGATCAATTACAGATCTCTTTTACATAATGGACATCATTGTTCAAATTCATAGATACAAGGACTACTCCTCTCTGTTTCCAACAATAGCAAAGACGATTGGGAGGTCCTACATCATGATTGACATTTTAGCTATCCTTCCCTTTCCTCAG GTAGTATTTCTCACTTTGTCTTCGAAAACGAGGGCTTCGAGATCTTTGAGTACGAGGAAGCTTCTTATGAACTTTTGTCTTCTGATACAATATGTGCCACGGGTTCTTCGCATTTACTTGCTGTGTAAGGAACCTAGAAAATCTCCCAAGGCCACAGAGACTGCAATATGGGTAAAAGGAGTACTAAATTTCTTCATGTATATCCTTGCTAGCCAT GTTATTGGAGCCGTATGGTATTTTTTCGCTGTCCAAAGAATGCTAGATTGCTGGCAATATGCCTGTCGAAATGAAAGTGGATGCGACACTAGTACTTTTGGCTGTCATGAACATCGTACAGTTAGAAATATCAAATTCCTGAATGATATTTGCCCCATAGATCCGCCAGAAGCAAAGCTCTTTGATTTTGGTATATATCTCAGTATTCTTCAGTCTAGTATACCGAGATCAACCAATTTCCAACAAAAAGTCTCCAACTGTTTTTGTTGGGGCCTCCGCAATTTGAG TTCTCTTGGTTCAAATCTCCAGCCCAGTACTAATACAACGGAGAACCTGTTTGTGGCATTTGTTTCTATAATCGGCTTGCTACTATTTATATATCTTATCGGAAATTTGCAGGTTGGTAATCTGGCACAAGCTTTGAAGATTTTGATTCCATGA
- the LOC101315280 gene encoding wall-associated receptor kinase 3-like: MKDIKSKIMLKVRQELEENRDVDVDQDLISILPLKLQNRIKSCMPFTRLKQVPLLQKMDERILKAICRELTPVMYTNNNIIVRENAPLQVMLFIVDGVVVTEKNFSKLELRAGDIYGEKLLVWPSLTSFPDKLPPAADSARAVGDVEALVLRFEDMEILGSKLRRYFRKYSKYCTLEEQLTKIHVGRFEEALKIFTTQELKKATNNFDHSRIIGEGGYGEVYKGILPDRTEVAIKRFKRSVHQSEKFVQEVTALSKVSHRHVVRLLGYCIETESPSLILEYIPNGSLYEHIHDKSRGPTLSFKVRMRIAAETAGALAYMHSLPVSIIHGDVKSANILLDDNYSAKVMDFGTSQGHPDNFTHITTNVCGTFGYLDPEYFMRCTITERSDVYSFGVVLAELLTSRKAVSRDRPEREVHLAEFLKFTAREGHLDQIFDHEIVTGGNIRAARKVAHLACRCLQMNGVDRPSMKEVATELELFLECIENHPEEEEEEEDQLESTPSISRTSTFPIEHDDYMLRLDAADVNTDIDDESDDDDDSSHSWVR; the protein is encoded by the exons ATGAAGGATATAAAGTCGAAGATCATGTTAAAAGTACGACAAGAACTTGAAGAAAACAGGGATGTTGATGTGGATCAAGATCTCATCTCAATTCTTCCTTTGAAACTTCAAAACCGTATCAAAAGTTGTATGCCGTTCACTAGGCTGAAGCAG GTGCCACTGCTTCAGAAAATGGATGAACGAATACTGAAAGCAATTTGTCGGGAACTCACGCCAGTGATGTATACTAACAACAATATCATTGTTCGAGAGAATGCACCACTTCAAGTTATGCTCTTCATCGTGGACGGAGTTGTAGTTACTGAAAAGAATTTTAGTAAATTGGAACTGCGTGCAGGAGATATATATGGAGAGAAACTTCTAGTTTGGCCATCATTGACATCCTTTCCTGATAAATTACCCCCAGCAGCTGATTCCGCAAGGGCAGTTGGTGATGTAGAAGCACTTGTTCTCAGGTTTGAAGACATGGAGATTTTAGGCTCTAAATTGAGGAGGTATTTCAGGAAGTACAGCAAGTACTGCACACTCGAAGAACAACTGACTAAAATTCATGTTGGACGTTTTGAGGAAGCACTGAAAATCTTTACGACACAAGAACTTAAAAAGGCCACAAACAATTTTGATCATAGCCGAATCATTGGTGAAGGAGGCTATGGAGAAGTTTACAAGGGAATACTGCCAGATAGAACAGAAGTTGCAATAAAAAGGTTCAAACGTTCTGTACATCAGAGCGAGAAATTTGTTCAAGAAGTGACTGCTCTTTCAAAGGTCAGCCACAGACATGTCGTGAGACTCTTAGGTTATTGTATAGAGACAGAAAGTCCTTCACTGATTCTCGAGTACATTCCCAATGGCAGTCTGTATGAGCACATACATGATAAAAGCAGAGGACCAACACTGTCATTCAAAGTACGAATGAGGATAGCAGCTGAAACCGCTGGAGCACTAGCATACATGCACTCCTTGCCCGTGTCTATCATACATGGTGATGTGAAATCAGCAAATATACTATTAGATGATAACTACTCTGCGAAAGTGATGGATTTTGGAACTTCACAAGGTCATCCTGACAACTTCACACACATTACGACTAATGTTTGCGGGACATTCGGCTATTTAGACCCCGAGTATTTTATGAGATGCACAATAACTGAAAGGAGTGATGTCTACAGTTTTGGGGTTGTCCTGGCGGAACTACTAACAAGCAGAAAGGCAGTTTCTCGTGATAGGCCAGAAAGAGAGGTTCACCTTGCAGAGTTCCTGAAGTTTACAGCGAGAGAGGGTCACTTGGATCAAATATTTGATCATGAAATTGTCACTGGGGGGAATATTAGGGCCGCGAGAAAAGTTGCCCATCTTGCATGTAGATGTTTACAGATGAACGGGGTGGATAGGCCTTCAATGAAAGAAGTAGCCACTGAGCTCGAGCTATTCTTGGAATGTATTGAGAACCATCCAGAAGAGGAGGAGGAGGAGGAGGATCAGCTGGAAAGCACGCCTAGTATCTCTCGTACTAGTACATTTCCCATAGAGCATGATGACTACATGCTTCGGTTGGATGCAGCAGATGTTAACACCGATATTGATGATGAATCTGATGATGATGATGATTCATCTCATTCATGGGTTCGATGA
- the LOC101308034 gene encoding calmodulin-related protein-like, translating into MQHGSVADQLSPDQKSEFKEAFGLFDKDGDGSITTKELGTVMRSLGQNPTEEELQDMINEVDADGSGTVECQEFLELMAKKIKGTDSDEQLKEAFRVFDKDQNGFISAAELRHVLTNLGEKLTDEEIGEMVREADLDRDGQINYDEFVKVMMARRGRSQSSGHGSMNSSSREHKGTKNRRTKQRLRQYVAACSIM; encoded by the coding sequence ATGCAACATGGTAGCGTGGCCGATCAGCTGTCCCCTGACCAGAAGTCAGAGTTCAAGGAGGCGTTCGGCCTTTTCGACAAGGACGGCGACGGCTCCATCACTACCAAAGAGCTCGGCACTGTGATGCGCTCACTTGGGCAGAACCCGACCGAAGAAGAGCTTCAAGATATGATCAACGAGGTTGATGCCGATGGAAGCGGTACCGTTGAATGCCAAGAGTTCCTTGAACTGATGGCCAAAAAGATCAAGGGCACTGATTCAGATGAGCAGCTCAAGGAAGCGTTCAGGGTGTTTGATAAGGACCAGAATGGCTTCATTTCTGCCGCCGAGCTCCGTCATGTCCTGACAAATCTCGGCGAGAAGCTGACGGATGAGGAGATCGGTGAGATGGTTCGGGAGGCTGATTTGGATAGAGATGGACAGATCAACTATGATGAGTTTGTGAAAGTTATGATGGCCAGGAGAGGACGAAGCCAGAGCAGTGGGCATGGTAGCATGAATTCTTCTTCAAGGGAACACAAGGGTACTAAGAACCGCCGTACTAAACAGCGTCTACGCCAATATGTTGCTGCATGTAGCATAATGTAA